The DNA sequence ACATTCAACAAAGTGAGGGGTTTAACCGCAAATCTTCAGTCTTACAAGTATAAATCTCTTGTGAGGGTTTAGATCTGAGGAAATAACTTTTAGAGGACAGATATTTTTGAATCAGGATAGCCACACCTGCCTTACCTGAAAGGTTAGAGGCAGTAAAAGAGATGGGAAAATCCCCTCTTGAAGGTGGGTGACAAAGATCACATAAGCATAGGGGGACTTTAATTCCTTTAAAGTTAACCATCTCTCCTTGTTGGATTGAAGACTTTTACATTGTAGAATAATACTCTGAGAGGCATATTAAGAAAATATTAGACAAAGGCACTAATAAGTGATACcgactttaaacttctccacggtGGAAAAGGTGATTTAGGACCCAGGGAGTGGTGTGCTCTGTCCAAAAGCCAATCTATATCTGGAACATTAGGCACCAATATTATGAACAGACCCAAAAGATATGATTGGAAATCAGTGTCACTTCTGTTCCAGGAACCCCTCTTACACACAGGTTTTGacagcattttttgttttaaagaTCCTCCTGTTGTAATTGGAGCTGGGAGAcaatggggttgttttactaaaactggtgagtgcaaaatatggtgcagctgtgaatggtagtcaatcagcttcaaactttagcttgttcaataaagctttgaaaaaaaaaatggaagatgattggcttctatgcacaccagattttgcactttgcagctttagtaaatcaaccctattatgTCTAAGTGAAAGGTTCCTTTTGTCCGGCACATATATATATTAAACCCAATAACTTTGTTTCAAGATGGTCGTTATGGTCTGCTATGAGAGCAATCTCAGTATTTGTGCAGTTTTCCCCATTGTCacgtcacctgagtccaggtgacagatgcaccccattggggtctggagtgcactgcaaggcagtggaccctacagctgactgctgcggatggaacactgggtggttcaggaaggcaggtccactagagcaacaacacagatcccactgggagctagagcataagattccccagggcgcagagtctaagagccagcaggtgttcaccaaagcctctaatggtgaggatggactgcgctgcaactggctccaggtcccggcccccagggtctcccagctcacgctcacagtaggctatgagcaatgagcacatggaagccaaatcacaatattgatcagcaaggttggcttgcaatgcacaagttaatatagtgttcctaattagaggctggggtggagctatgctgagggaagattatttaagcagccaggtgagagtagcTGGCCTCTAAACGTGaaaacatggaggagaggtaagctgacagacaaacattactgcataaccatgacagtacctcccctcttacgaggcctccccctcccccgcctgggcccaggcttaaagggaaacttcagataaaacctcctcaacagacgaggtgccatgacctcagatgcagtgatccaagacctctcctcaggaccaaaccctttctgATGTACGAGGTACTGAGGAATGCCTTTACCAATCCAGAACTTgtctaacctcgtactttagattatcctcagagaccggaaccgaggtagggagaggacaagaggacttattgaggactaaaggctttttaggaatgcGTAAGGGCATGGGAAGACAAtcgacccttaaagatgagctggacatccagcacaggaccagcagactgggcagaggtcaatGGATCCCTGAGGACatgttggttagaaggtgacgtgtcacaggagtcaagctggataactgaaacacaaggagagtgcagagagccctgaaaaaaagattgaaaatcccacctggccgaatgaggcagtctatccaaaggatcgattgagcctcttaaacaggtttgaatggacgtagtagtagtagggtgaggccaggttatagAAGGTCCTGAATAATAAAAGCCGGAAGCTCAATGGGCATAGGCTGGAGTGGCATAACAGGTGCAGAGGCTGACTGAATAGCATCGCCAGGTGCAGCAACTACCACAATCTCATTGCATtgtgtagcgactgtggaactggtgaaCAAGttagcctgggtgtgtgtccaagggagtttagggacaggcaagtgTAAATGGTtgtgcaaactggagtgaatgattggctcaggttcataggtgggctcTTCATCCAGACTGccacatgacctagagagtgcatcagcccgactattgcaggacacatcccagaaatcgctatatgcagcgggaagagcagaagatactgggatggtggcaacaggaagtttctcttttggggcaaccttgagtaggcaggatgagGAACAGGAGGAGCCCCAAGCCAGGAtttgtccagcagtccagtcaacgtgtggagaatggagccgtaaccaaggaagacctaaaacAATAGAAGATGAAGCCTTAGAtaagataaggaaggatatccactcctgatggagtgtccctaccgacatcttaacagggagggtctggaagcggatagggccccctgtgAGAACAgtaccatcaatcgccaagaccaccaatggcgttgtgaggggcaaaagggtaatgccccgtacacacggtcgggcattgatcggacattccgacaacaaagtcctaggattttttccgacggatgttggctcaaacttatcttgcatacacatggtcacacaaagttgtcggaaaatccgatcattctgaacgcagtgacgtaaaacacgtacgtcgggactataaacggggcagtagccaatagctttcatctctttatttattctgagcatgcgtggcactttgtgtgtcggatttgtgtacacacgatcggaaattccgacaacagattttgtggtcagaaaattttatagcctgctctcaaactttgtgtgtcggaaaatccgatggaaaatgtgtgatgaagcctacacacggtcggaatttccgacaacaaggtcctatcacacattttccgtcggaaaatccgacctgtgtacggggcatgagtctcatggaagatgcagttccccagtccatgaaattgccagcggctccagaatccagatatgccgagaccgaatgagaggaagcgccgacatgaaggaacacagaaaggagaagacgagaaggtgaaggtgatatttcagggtccaatactccaccttccagatgtattagccccaagTGTTTTTCTCGATGAAGAgagcaagtgtcacgaaaatgacctttggccccacaatagaggcacaggcccagagttctgcgcctagagcgttcttcgggagataacttggtccggcgCAGCTGCATTGGTTTCTCAGCAAGCAGGAGGTGCTCTTGGTcgaagagaggggacagagagctcaggctgcctaaagaacggggagtgctggcgtcttttttctagggccctctcctgaaagcgaatatcgatctggttataCAAGGTGATGATACCGTTCTTCCTgataattcatccttcactctatcagagaggccatgtaaaaaggttgcaactaaggcctcattattcccgCTCAGCTTAGCAGTCAAAGTAcaaaaatgaagagcgtactgtcccacagaagcggactcttgacggagacgtaaaagggcgctggctgCTGAGGAGACAAGacccggttcctcaaagatattccgaaaaggtttcaagaaatcagacaggctagaaaccactggatcattcagttcccacagatgAGCAGCCCAGGCTAACTCCTCACGAGACAGGAGGAATATAATATAGGccacctttgcccgatcagacaggaagttttggggctggagttcacaatgaattgtgcactggctaaggaaccccttgcaggccttggggtccccagagtaacgggacggagctggcagttgtagtgaatATGTGGCTGCGACTTTGGCCGGAATAGGTGCAGCTGTTGGTTGTACTTGAGGTTGCTGACCCAGGGTTCAGAAGGAGGTCTGAAGCTGCTCTAAGTGGGAATCCAGATCCTGGAGGAATCGCCTAACCTAAGTCTgattcgattcctgggtctcaagtctgtggactatgccctgcaatggagcaTCTGCAGGAAGTGGCACGACAGCTGGGTCCaaggctgatcaaactgtcaggtcacctgagtccaggtgagaGATGCACCCAGTtagggtctggagtgcaccgcaagatagtggaccctacggttgactgctgcggatggaacactgggtggttcaggaaggcaggtccactagagcaacaacacagatcccactgggagctagagcataagattccccaggaaTCCccaggagtctaagagccagcaggtgttcaccagagcctctagtggtgaggatggactgcgctgaaACTGGCTctaggtcgtggcccccagggtctcccagctcacgctcacagtaggctacaggaggatggagaggaagcagcagtccaggacaacaagggatagtaaggagataagccaaaggtgagggcaactagcagacaggaatagacagagaacatgccaaaaggtcagggtcacaaacaAGCAagaatagtcaagaacaagccaagatcggtaaacagtATCAGACATTGGACAtagagcaatgagcacacggaagccaaatcacaatattgatcagcgagattggcttgcaatgcacaggttaatatagtgttcctaattagaggctcgggtggagctatgctgaggaaagattatttaagcagccagatgagagtggctggcctctaaaggtggacacatggaggagaggtaagctgacagacaaacattattGCATAACCATGGCACCCACCTCTGTGGCGTGGGTGATATTCTGCAGCAGAATGTTAGGTCTGTCATCTAGTATAGAGGTATTGAGATAAGGTGCTggtggctgcatatcagaaggtgATAGCATGTCAACATCCTCACTTATCTGAGATGGTGGCTCTGGGAGATCTGCCACGGGATCCTGTGTGAGAGAAGCAGGAGATGGGGGCTGTAGGAGAAAGTGCCCCATAGTGGGATCCTGTGTAGGCTAGGATTGTCATGGTGGTGATGTAGCAGACTTTTGCTGCAGACCAGCAGGGTGTATGTGCAGGTGTGCACAACCTTTATAATGACAGGCTTCGACATTCCCATTTGGGAGTTTAAGGGTAAAGAAAGGAGGTTCCTTGTCCAGAAGGCTGAGAGAGTCAAGACAGTTAATTGAATCTGAAGGACTGAGAGAGTCAAAGACGATTAAAATAGTCCAGAGAACTGAGGGAATCTAGTGGTTTCAGGGTACTGAGAGGGTCCAGAGAGCTAGGAGAGCCCAGAGAGCTGGGAGAgctgagagagccaagagagcagaGAGAGGTACAGTTGTTGTACATGAATGCTGGAGTGCTGTGTCAATAAaagaacaaggaggaggaaaggaaggaacAGTAAAGGGAGAGGGTGGAGGAGGGGGAAAAGAGGGAGAAGGAAGATGTTACATTATTAATACCTCCATTTGGCTGCACCTCTACCTCTCCTTTAAgacttacctttttttttgtttggtccTGATTTGGTGAAGGGTGAGCTCCATATGGCCTTAggattttacatttaatttttactGCTGCCTGCCATTCCCCTTGGCCACAGAATTGACTTTCTTTATATGACTGTAGGTTCCCCCCAGAAAAATTGTGTAGCATTTTTACAGTGTGAGAGCATCGGAATATGCCAGGAGAGATGGCTGGAGCTGGTAGTAGTGACAGGCTTGCAGTGTTTTATGGAACGTTGCATTTGCTCTGATGTGTTTAGGAGAGACTGCTGGTTCAGAAGAGTGAGAGGATGAGGCCAGTGGGGAAAAGGGGATACAAGTGCTTGTGCTGCCATCATTAGACAAGACACATTGCAGCACCACCAGTTCATCCTCCACAGTTGCCAGAAGATTGACCCAGTGTGCAATAAGGATATGTAGTGTCCCTGCCCATTCTTACTGGACCTCATACCCATGGTCCAGACAGTGTAAACCATGGCCACTGACAGTGTGGACCATCAACACAGACACATTATATTCCACGTGCTGGTGGAGGACAGGTATAGACTTACTGGTAACCTGCCACTGTTGTGTAGCATGGCAGGGGGTTAAATCCACAAACTGGCTTTAAGTAACTGAGAATAAGGGGGTTATGGAAAGGGATGATTGCCTTGGTAAGCCTGTTCCTGAAGATGACTGGGTGAGTGTAAGAAAATTATAGAAAGGTTCAAATGTTTCTTGACCCTCCTCAGAGTGTCCCCATGACCCTTTTCTTCTCTTGACATAATGCATCCTAAGCCTCTGACATCCCTTGTGAGTCCTTCTTATCTGCCACCAAAGCATACAAATGTTTTGGTGGAGGCAACAGGAAAATATTGTGGGAAGGAGATGTGAAAAGTGAAGAAGGATGAGGAGTGAGAGCCTTCTGCTTTCAACTTGTCTCATGATGTGCTGCTCCCACCAGGAATTATGGTGTATGTCATGTTTTTCTTCATGCATTTAATACTTTTACCATGGCTGATATGCTGCAAGCAGAAGTTAAAGAATACACCAGTTCtgtccagggctgtctttaatgcaAAATGGGTCTCTGTGTTCAGCTTGCCCCTCCTTCTCCTGAAAGCAGTGCAGAGATGAAACACACAGAGTGGGCTGTGTGTTGATTCATCTCCTGTCAGCAGCATGGGGTAGATTCATAAATCAGTGACTGGACCGGAGCAGCTTGCAGAGGGAAGAACTGTGATTAGCAGACAAAAAAtgagctgtaatgatgtgcagtaacctaaaGCAACCAatggtgagcagtaatgatgtgcagtatccCCTAGCAAACAATGATGAGCAGAATATATGttcagtaacccctagcaaccaatagtGAGCAGTAATTAtgggcagtaacctctagcaaccaactgtgagcagtaatgatgtgcataaACCTttagcaacaaatcagtgagctGTGATGAtgagcagtaatctctagcaaccaatcagtgaataaTAATGAtgggcagtaacctctagcaaaaccaatggtgagcagtaatgatgtgcagaaacctttagcaaccaatcagtgagctgaaattatgtgcagtaacctctggcaaccaatggtgagcagtaatgatgtgcagaaaCCTTAAACAACCAatggtgagcagtaatgatgtgcagaaatctccagcaaccaatcagtgatcagtaatgatgtgccgtaacctctagcaaccaatgggtaagcagtaattatgtgcagtaacctctagcaaccaatgggtgagcggtaatgatgtgcagtaacctctagcaaccaatgagtgagtgGTAAAGGAAATTGAATAGCTGTTCCTTTCAGTTCTCTGCATGCTGCTCCTGGAAAAATCCTCCTTCAATGTTGTCTTAACTATTCCTCAAAAATTTCCTCCACTTCAATAGGTGGCACCCACAAATGGTCTGATATCTCATCATCCACCCCTCCCTTATCACTGAAGCCTACTTTGTAGTTAACAGCAGGTGCTGAAACATCACTGTCTCTTGCTGTTCACTTCCTCCATGGTCAAGGTCCTATCATCCTCCATTTTGAAAGCAGGAATGTTTGCACATGGCCAAGATCATCTTCCTACAGTAAGTTGGGGGAGAGGGGTCGCAGCAGCGTAGGCAACAGTTGGAATTTTACATACTCCCAGTTGCAGCTCTGTAACTCAACTGTTGACTTTCAAATGGAAGCCCTTCCACAGACCCCTGAAACTGTAGCCCCCTTACATGCCCACTAGTCTTGTTTTTCAGTCTCTGGTATCCCAACTGAAGGCAGGGAGACCATTGAAAAACTATTCGCTGATCTCCCCAGCTCACTATGTTCCCCATTGTGATGGAAGGCAAGAATAGTATCCTGGGTACCTGCCACCGCTGTGCAGCATAGATTGTAAAGTCACAGAATGGGCAGACTCCACTGACTGGAATAGAAACAGCTGTAAAGACAGCAATTTTTGCAAACTAGCCTTGAGACGCTAGGCATGGGGATGAGTGAGTAAATGTTTTCTCTTACTTTAAACCAGTTGAGAAAAAGACACATGCCTGGTCAAGGATGCAGCTGGAGACAGCAAGGTGGAGTTAAAAGACTTACTGTGAAGTTGAAGCCTACACttgtcccattgtttagatacacaagcttaggcactTAATCGTCTGTATAACAGAGACTTCTGGGAAGCTCTATTACACACCCACATCGATACAAATCTAAATGAACTATATTCATATTTACAATATTTTACCGTTATTAATGgaaatttcacataaactcataaggcaacaaaacTGAAGGTATTGTTATCCTGAAATGATCTAATAGCTTCCAATTTCAGTTTCCATTTTTCCTGATCCtcctgtgacacatttttttttacaatttcaactCCCCACTCATGTTTCTGGGGGCCTGGGAGTATTAAAATAGCAGGTATACCTAAAGGGTCTCaattattttttaacagaaactataATAAATTATTACCTGCTCTTCAGCTCTAGCCAAGAAGGAGACTATGGGCATGAAAGTTGAATTCCAAGAGATATTTGTATTGCATGAGTGGCAATATTGGCTCAGCTTGGACCAATCACTACCTgcagcttcacctcattcaatcagagagCATCTTGTATTCATGGCAAATAATTCAAGGGGCAAAAGACCTGAAAGATATCACTGATGAAGTGCCAACTATTACAATGATTGTTAGCATCCCCACAGGTCCCTCAGGTATGAATAAATGGTATGGTATGAATGTTTATattgctggaccaatgtaagtatttaATAAAAGGCATACCTGGAGCTCAATTTTAAAGTAGTTACAAGCAGAAAAACACTCTCTCTAGCCACAGACGCTGTAGAGAAATTCattttcaaagttcacaacagaggCTCTGAAAGGACCACTTTTCTTCCCATTCTTCTGCCAGCAGAACACTTGGCAGTCTGCCAGCcatctaatgtaaacaaacagcaggtGCTGTAATCTGTTAGAAACTGACTGTCTTCATACTTCACAGCACATGCAACCACATACAGTAGGTCAGGGAgtgcttgttctaaagcttttttttttactgcttgtgaAGTTCATGTAAATAATTAATTATCTACCCTGGCAAACGTGCAAATTAAAAAGCATGTATTTAGTGAACCAATACAGGCATACATACACAGCAAATATTATGTATGATATCAGAATACTTTTAAAAAGTTGCAACTTTAAAATATTGTCTGTGAGATTTTCTAAgtcaatgcatttttttgctttttttggaactCTAATGATTCTAACCACTTCCAATGCATAGTTAATACAtggttttctgaaaaaaaaatatctaaaaataatTTCCCTACATATAAAAAATAATGAGTCCCATGAAAATATCAGAGAGCAGTCTTTAAAATTCTATCTACCAACATATAAAAGCAACAGTATCCCATATAATCAGTCAATTCAATTGTGGCAAACACTTACTGCTGCACTTACTATTTCTGGTAATTTGTGCTATTATTCAACTATCAACTGATTATTTGCATGTtctgtgttcatttaaaaaaaattgattacttGATATTGGTTAAAATTGGTTACTTGAGCAGTAATGTGAACCTTAAAGTCAGAACTGTCCTGCTCTGAGGTCTCCACCCAGATCTGCAGATTGACTGATTCTCTCCTGGAGCCTAAACCCAGGGTTGAAGAGCCAGAAATGTAAAAGACAGAGGAATGGACACGACTGCCCCTCATATTTCTGGTCTCTTGGCCATGACTTTAGAGCTTCAGACCATGGGTTCAACTTGAAGTGGCATTGttgagttatttatttatttgaaacaTGGAAACATAGATGTGTTATGATATAAAATTTAGTCTGTCCCTTTactacatttttatgattttttttacccattatatatataaatttatgttTGTCTCAAACATATTTGCATTCATCTACTGTTGACTTACTCGCTACCCTTTCTGGGtgtctgttccaagcatcaaccATGTACACAACAAGATAACCAGAGTAATGGCTTCAACAGGTTCATTACTCTTAATTTTTCACCCACTCAACAAAACAGTCTCAACTTTTTTCTAACATTCTGTCTTTAGGTTATGGATGGGAGAAATAGGAGCTCGTTAACCACGATCCATCTTCTAGGATTTCAGACCCAGCACAGTatagcattttttatcttttttcttctcCTCATAATTTATTGTTTCACCATTTGTGGAAACCTCCTGATCATCACGCTGGTGTCCTACAACAAATCCCTTCATTCCCCCAtgtacttcttcctctcccagctCTCCATATCAGATATCTTAATAGCAACTGACATTCTTCCTAACACACTCCATGCTGTTTTGATGAAGGGGACCATAATATCATTTTCTGATTGTATCtcccagttttatttttttggtgtctCGGAAACTTCAGAATGTCTTCTCCTGACAGTGATGTGTTACGACAGATATGTGGCCGTCTGTAGACCATTGCATTATACCTTAGCAATGAACTTCCAGTTTTGCTACAAAATGATCCTCATATGTTGGGTTCTAAGTGTTTCAATGGAATTGGTTCTCACTGTACCAATATCACAATTAATATTTTGTGATCTCAATGTTATAGACCATTTTTTCTGTGATCTTTATCCAATCCTACAGCTGTCTTGCTCTGACACAAGCTTTGTTCAACTTGAAGCAacatttttgggttttttatttattgccatccctttctttattattattgtatCATATGTTTATATTATTATCACCATTTTTAAAATTCCATCTATTACCAGCAGGCAGAGAGTTT is a window from the Aquarana catesbeiana isolate 2022-GZ linkage group LG03, ASM4218655v1, whole genome shotgun sequence genome containing:
- the LOC141134192 gene encoding olfactory receptor 11L1-like → MDGRNRSSLTTIHLLGFQTQHSIAFFIFFLLLIIYCFTICGNLLIITLVSYNKSLHSPMYFFLSQLSISDILIATDILPNTLHAVLMKGTIISFSDCISQFYFFGVSETSECLLLTVMCYDRYVAVCRPLHYTLAMNFQFCYKMILICWVLSVSMELVLTVPISQLIFCDLNVIDHFFCDLYPILQLSCSDTSFVQLEATFLGFLFIAIPFFIIIVSYVYIIITIFKIPSITSRQRVFSTCSSHLTVVCIYYGTLLCVYLIPSRGKSWDITKFLSFLYTVATPLMNPIIYSLRNKDLNRSVDKISHYWQGLLCGKP